Below is a genomic region from Granulicella sibirica.
AGCCTGGTTTGTCCATCTCGTGGGTGGGATCGAAGTCGGCGTCGGCGGGAAGGCCTTCTTCCTTTGTGAGCTCGACGATCTTCGGATGGGCGAAGCGTCCGCCCTTCGGATCCGGGACGAGGTCGAGCTCCAACTGGCGCGCGCCGCCGGAGAGCTGATCGGCGAGCGAGCGGTGGTGATATTCGAGGCCGCGGTAGGCCTTCGCGTAGTGGCTCGAGAAATACTTCGCCTCGCTCGGCGCGAAGCCCGTGTTGTAGCTGTTGTGAGTGCCGACGACCTGGATCTCGTTCAGGTGGACGATCTTGTCCTGGGCAGAACTGCTCTGCGCGATGGCGACGGAGGAGGCGGCAGGAAGCAAAGCAAGCGCAAGAGACGCAAAAACACGGTTCATCGGACGAAGTTCCTCGTTCTGGATCGGGTACTGTGGGTAAGCCGGACGCAGGTGCTTGTTAGAAGATACCCTTGAAGGAGGAGAAACCTGTTGCAGCTCTGGAATTCCTTTCTTCTTGCTTTCAGCGCGATGCTTCCGCTGATCAACCCGCTTGGCTCCGCCCTGGTCTTCCTCGGGCTGGTCGGCGAGGCTCCGTCGCGCGTCTACCGTGTGCTGGCCCGGAAGATCGCCATCAATACCGTCATCTTTCTGGCCGTCATCGAGCTCATTGGCTCAGCCCTGCTGAACTTCTTCGGGATCTCACTCCCAATCGTGCAGGTCTCGGGAGGCCTTGTGATCGCAGCCATGGGCTGGTCGCTGCTGAACGAGAAGGATGCCACCGCGAATGCGCGGAACAAGCAGGAAGAGATCGCCGTCCGAGCCGAGATCGATACGCGCGGTCTTGAAGAGAAGGCCTTTTACCCGTTCACCTTCCCCGTGACTGCCGGACCTGGATCGCTTGTCGTCATGCTGACGTTGAGCGCACACGCTTCGTCGCCTGTGCTGTCGGATAACGTTCTCAGCCACTTTGGCCTTTTCTTTGCAGCCGTGGTTTTGAGTGCCCTTGTCTACCTCTGCTACGCCTATGCGCCGAAGATTACCAAGGCGATCTCACCTGCGACGGCGCACGGCTTTCTGCGCGTGGTTGCGTTCATCCTGCTTTGCATCGGCGTGCAGATCGCGTGGAACGGCCTGGCCGTGCTGCTCGCGACGGTCGTCAAGCGTCCGGCTTAACGAGGCGCGGGCTGGAACGGCAGGAAGAGTGAAAAGACTGTTCCTGTGTGTGGAGCTCGCTGGCTCGTCATCACACGCAGAACGCCCTCGTGCCGGTCGATGATCTCCTTGCTCACCCATAGACCGAGGCCCGTGCCGGAGAGGCCCTTGGTGGTGAAGAACGGCTCGAAGATCTTCCTGAGTGTCTGCGCGCTCATGCCCGCACCTGTATCCGCAATCGTGATAGCCAAGCCCAGTCTGCCTGTACTCCAGTCCGTCGCGTTTCGTCCACGCACGAAGAGCGTGCCACCAACGGGGTGCATCGCATCGATCGCGTTTCCGGCCAGGTTGTTGAGGACCTGCCGAATTTCTCCTTCGAAGCACGCCACGGGCTTCGTCGCGCGAAGACGCCTCTTGATGCCGACACGTGAGTTGACGATCCTGCCCTGATGGATCGAGAGCACCGTCTCGATGAGGTCCTCGCAGGTGACCTCTTTCGGGTTAGTGGATTGCCGATGGAAGCGGAGCGTCTGGCTGCTGATGACGGAGACGCGCCTCAGTTCGCGTTCGGCCATATCAAGATAGTCCTGAATCTCTTCGATCTTCGTGCCGCCCCGCGCCAGGTAGAGAAGATTCGTGACCGACTCCAGAGGATTATTGATCTCGTGCGCGATCGAAGCGGCGAGCCGACCGACTGCGGCAAGCTTCTCGCTCTGCAAAAGTGCTGTCTCCGCCAACCGCCGTTCGGTTATATCCATCGTGACCCCAACCATGTGGCTTGGCTCACCCGCCTCGTGATAGAGCCCGCGTCCGCTTGCAACGATCCAATGCAGCGTCCCATCCGGCCAATAGACTCGATACTCCGACCGGTACGGCGTGCCATTGGCAACGGACGAGCGCACCGCCTCCTGCATGCCAGCGAGATCGTCCGGGTGAATGGAGGCGAGAAGGTCCTCGTAGGAAAACGGCTCGCCCGCGGCGCGACCAAAGTTCGCCTTGCAGATGTCGGAGCACTCCATCCGCATCGCTGGAAGACTTACTTCCCAGACGCCAAGATAGGCGGTCTCGGCGGCGATGCGAAGCCTGTCCTCGCTCTCGCGCAGGGAGGTCTCGACTGCCTTCGGAGAGGTGATATCGACGGTCACACCCGGGAAGCGCGTCGGTCTACCGTCGGCTGCGAGGCTGCACCGCCCGACCGCTGAGACCCAGCGCACGCTTCCGTCGGATTGCACGAGCCGGTATTCCGACGAGAACTCGTGGCCCGTGCGCACAGCCTCGGCGATCTCGTGTCCGACGCGTTCCTTATCGTCCCTGTGCATGTTGCGGGTGAAGTGCTGGATTGTGATCCCTGCGCGCGCCTCGGCCGGGTCAACACCATAGAGCCGTGCGAAGCCTTCATCGGCATAGACGAGATCGTTGACGACGTCCCAGTCCCAGATGCCCACGCCCTTCGCCGCCGCCAGGGCAAGCCGCAGCCTTTCCTCGCTGGCTCGCAAGGCCTCCGCCGCGCGATGCTGCTCGGTCGTATCGCGAAAGTAGATGACGATTCCACTCGAGGCCGGCCGCACCGTGATGTGCATCCAGATGTTCAGGGGCGCCGGGTAGAAGTGATCGAACTCCCCGCTCTTTCCTTCGTCCATCGCCGCGTAGTAATGCCGGAGCCAGGGAGAGCCATCGAAGACGGCGGAAGGAAAGCTCTCCCAGTGGTTCTTGCCGAGAACATCTCCGCTCCCGGCGAGCATCTCCTTCGCCTTCTCATTGAGAAAGACGATGCGCCACTCGCGATCGAGCTCCGCCACGCCATCAGCCGAGACGTCGAGGACTTCTTGCAAGTGTCGCGCATGCGCCTCGCGTTCCCGCTCCGCGGCGCGGCGTTCGGCGATATCACGAAAGACGAGGACGATGCCGGTGATCTCACCCTGGTCGTCGCGGATGGGCGCGCCACTGTCGTCGATAGCGGTCTCGGCACCGTCCTTCGCGATGAGCGTCGTATGGTTCGCGAGGCCGACAACCGTGCCGAGACGCTTTACCTTGTCGGCTGGGCTCTCTACGATTTTGCGGGTTGTCTCGTTGACGATATGGAAGACCTCGGAGAGCGGCCGGCCCTTGGCCTCCTTCTGGCTCCAGCCGGTGAGGTTCTCGGAGATTGGGTTCATGCGCGTGACGCGGGTTTCGGCATCGGTCACGATGACCGCGTCGCCAATGCTCTGCAGCACACGTGACGACTCTTCCCTGCTCTCATGCAGCTTTCGTTCCGCGAGCACTTCAGAGGTCGAATCGAAGACGATCTCCGCGACGCCTGCGATCTCGCCATTCTCGTAGACCGGGTAGAAGCAAAGGGTCCAATAACGATCCTGCAGGACGCCGTCCAACTCGATCGGGATCAGCATGTGCTTGAAGTCTGACCTGGCCCCATGATGCAAGGCATCTTCGATCGTTGCGCCGATCACGGGCCAGGCTTCGCGCCACACTTCGCGAGCCGGACGGCCGAGAGAGTCTGGATGCTTGCTTCCGAG
It encodes:
- a CDS encoding MarC family protein, with translation MQLWNSFLLAFSAMLPLINPLGSALVFLGLVGEAPSRVYRVLARKIAINTVIFLAVIELIGSALLNFFGISLPIVQVSGGLVIAAMGWSLLNEKDATANARNKQEEIAVRAEIDTRGLEEKAFYPFTFPVTAGPGSLVVMLTLSAHASSPVLSDNVLSHFGLFFAAVVLSALVYLCYAYAPKITKAISPATAHGFLRVVAFILLCIGVQIAWNGLAVLLATVVKRPA
- a CDS encoding PAS domain-containing protein — encoded protein: MSFSEFTSSGAGRRSASSSPGYASIAGTGELAGMFREHVWSNTPLGRLEDWSETLVATVNMLLLSPFAFTVFWGQELTLLYNDSYRVFLGSKHPDSLGRPAREVWREAWPVIGATIEDALHHGARSDFKHMLIPIELDGVLQDRYWTLCFYPVYENGEIAGVAEIVFDSTSEVLAERKLHESREESSRVLQSIGDAVIVTDAETRVTRMNPISENLTGWSQKEAKGRPLSEVFHIVNETTRKIVESPADKVKRLGTVVGLANHTTLIAKDGAETAIDDSGAPIRDDQGEITGIVLVFRDIAERRAAEREREAHARHLQEVLDVSADGVAELDREWRIVFLNEKAKEMLAGSGDVLGKNHWESFPSAVFDGSPWLRHYYAAMDEGKSGEFDHFYPAPLNIWMHITVRPASSGIVIYFRDTTEQHRAAEALRASEERLRLALAAAKGVGIWDWDVVNDLVYADEGFARLYGVDPAEARAGITIQHFTRNMHRDDKERVGHEIAEAVRTGHEFSSEYRLVQSDGSVRWVSAVGRCSLAADGRPTRFPGVTVDITSPKAVETSLRESEDRLRIAAETAYLGVWEVSLPAMRMECSDICKANFGRAAGEPFSYEDLLASIHPDDLAGMQEAVRSSVANGTPYRSEYRVYWPDGTLHWIVASGRGLYHEAGEPSHMVGVTMDITERRLAETALLQSEKLAAVGRLAASIAHEINNPLESVTNLLYLARGGTKIEEIQDYLDMAERELRRVSVISSQTLRFHRQSTNPKEVTCEDLIETVLSIHQGRIVNSRVGIKRRLRATKPVACFEGEIRQVLNNLAGNAIDAMHPVGGTLFVRGRNATDWSTGRLGLAITIADTGAGMSAQTLRKIFEPFFTTKGLSGTGLGLWVSKEIIDRHEGVLRVMTSQRAPHTGTVFSLFLPFQPAPR